CTTGGAGATGAGCCTGTAGCAAGTCTTGATCCTGGTACCGCCAATCGGATTTTTCAGCTTATTCAAAGGTTGCATCAAGAACGCAACTTGCTAACGATTATTAATGTACATGATGTGAAGTTAGCCAAAAGGTACGCAACTAGAATTGTAGCATTAAAAGAAGGTCGCGTTGTTTTTGATGATCAGCCTGAAGCGCTCACTGAGGAGTTAGAATATATGCTGTATGAAATTTAAAAAAGGAAGTAGGGGACTCCCCAACTTCCTTTTTTTATTTGCTTGCGGTGATCGCAAATGAATCTTTTTCATTTACATGACCGACAATGTGAGCTGATTTCCCTTTACCATTCATACGTGATACATATTCATTTGCTTCATGCTCAGGCAGGCTAATTAATAGGCCACCAGAAGTTACTGCATCACATAAAATGAATTGCTCAAGCTCTGTTAGGTTTTCGTATTTGACAGATTCAGCTATCCAGCGGTGATTTGCTTTTGATCCACCCGGAATATAGCCTTGCTCCGCTAACTCGACCGTACCAGGTAATATAGGTACGTTGTTGTAATCAATCTGAATACTAACGTTGCTACCAGTTGCCATTTCAAAAGCGTGTCCAAGTAAACCAAATCCAGTCACATCCGTAACAGCATTTGGAGATAATCCCGATAGCTGTTCTGCTGCTGTTTTGTTTAGCTCAGCCATCGTTTCAGATACGCGCTGAAGCTGTTCAGCTGTAAGCTTTTCGGGCTTGATTGCAGTCGTTTGAATTCCCACACCAATTGGCTTTGTTAGCACAATAGCGTCGCCAGGCTTAGCGCCGACATTCATTAGAATTTCATCTGGATGGACAAGTCCGGTTACGGATAATCCGAATTTCGGCTCCTGATCATCAATGGAATGTCCCCCAGCAGTGACGGCGCCAGATTCATCTACTTTATCTGCAGCACCTTTTAAGATTTCTGCAAGTATAGAAGGATCTAAATTCTTAATAGGGAACCCTACAATGTTAAGAACGGTCTTAGGTACTCCGCCCATTGCGTACACATCACTGAGTGAATTGGCTGCGGCAATTTGTCCAAACATATATGGATCATCAACGATAGGTGTAAAGAAGTCTACCGTTTGAATCATGGCGAGTTCATCAGTTAGGCGGTATACGCCTGCATCGTCGGAAGTTTCCACACCGACAAGTAAATTTGGATCTTTTTTCTTGTTAGGTAATTGACGCAAAACTTGCGTCAGGTCCTCGGGACCGATTTTGCATCCTCAACCACCTTTTGTCGAAAGAGACGTTAAACGGATTTTTTCTTGGCTCGACATATGACCACCTCCTTCCAAGAGTATAAATCTTTTCATCGCATATTTGAAATGATATAGTATGAACAACTTAAAATTAATTAATAGGAGGCAGTTTTAATGAAGTATAATGTCACAATCGAATTCTGCATGCAGTGAAACTATGCACCTAAAGCCGCGAGTTTCGCGGAACAATTATTTAATCATTTCAGACACGAAATTGGTTCACTTGAGCTAATACCTGGTTCAGGAGGCGTGTTTGAAGTTACGGTGAATGACAAGCGAATGCATTCGAAGAAAGAAACTGGTCACTATCCTGATGTCGAAGCATTTATTATAGATATAGAAAATACAACGTTCTAGATGGGCACCCCCGGGGTGCCTTTCGTGTCGCTATAGGAGATGAGAGCTTTGAAATTACTGAGAGAACTTCCGCCCATTCATCAAATTCAAGAAGCATTACTTAATGAAAGTGTTGGAAGCGAGTTACCTTACAATGTATTAAAACAACTGATTCAACAAGAAGTGAATGACTTGCGGGAGTCTTTGTTGAGAGATACATATACGGGAGACTCGGAGGGGAGAGACGCCTTTCAATTTGAAATCATGCAGAGCGTGAGGGCGAAAATTGAATCTTCCAAAGAGTTTAACTTAAAGCCGGTGATCAACGCGACTGGTGTCGTTCTGCATACAAATCTTGGCAGAGCGCGTTTAAGTGACGTGGCTATTGATCATTTGATACACGTAGCTAAAAGTTATTCGACACTTGAATATAATCTGCAGAAAGGTAAGCGCGGATCCCGCCACACAATCGTCGAAGATGCTATTTGTAAAGCAACAGGTGCAGAGGCTGCTATGGTTGTGAATAACAATGCAGCTGCAGTCTTTCTTATATTAAGTGCTCTTGCGAAAGAAAAGGAAGTGGTTGTTTCTCGAGGGGAGCTTGTTGAAATTGGCGGATCTTTTCGCGTTTCATCAATTATGGAGGAAAGTGGTGCTAAGCTTAAAGAAGTAGGGACGACAAATAAAACACATTCGTTTGATTATGAAGCAGCGATCAACGAAGAAACGGCTATGCTGATGAAAGTACATCGCAGCAATTTTTCAATCGTCGGGTTTACAGCTGAAGTAGAACGAGAAGAGCTAGCCTCCATAGCGGCGAAAAACCAGGTGGTTTTTTATGAGGATTTAGGGAGTGGGGCGCTTTTTGATTATCGAGACTATGGGATTGGCGAAGAGCCTACGGTGCAAGAAACGCTTGCTTCGGGTGCTGACCTCGTTTCCTTTAGCGGGGATAAACTTCTGGGTGGACCACAGGCAGGAATGATTGCTGGGAGAAAAGATCTGATCAATCGGTTGAAGAAGCATCAGCTCGCTCGAGTATTGCGCGTCGATAAGTTCACGCTTGCTGCGCTTGAGGCAACGTTACAGCAACACATGTATGAAGAGGCTGCTAACATACCAGCTATAAGAGACATTACAAAAAGTGCGGAAGAGATTCGAGAGCGCTCAGAACTCTTTCAGCAAAGACTTGAAAGAAAAGCGTCTCAGTATAGTATTGAGGTAGTGGAGGGAACTTCACAAGTTGGGGGAGGTACAATGCCTTCAGTCGAGCTACCTACTTATGTCATCGCCCTCCAAACCGATCAATACAGCGTAAATGAACTAGAAGAATTTCTTCGTCTTAGTAACACACCAATCATTACAAGAATTCAAGATGGAAAAATACTGATTGACCTTAGGACGGTAACAATCGAGGAAGAAGACGACATTTTGCAATCCTTGATTCAAATACCAAAATAAAAGACGGCCACTTCGGCCGTCTTTTCTAATTGAAATTTAAAACCCTTCACCATTCTTTTGTCTAGTGTGGTTTCTGTTTTTTACTTTATGGGAGCCTTTCATTGGCTCTGGTTGGCCAGTATGCCCTTTAGGAGCGTTTTTTCGAATGTCTTTGAACGTATTGCTCTCAGTCATATGAATCCCTCCTTACGCTTTAGTATGGTCAAAATGATAGTGCTTATTCCTGTCGAATAGGACGCTTTGTCCTGGTTACACTATGATGAAAGCTTAAGAAAAGGAGGTTGGTTAAATGCCTTACAATAAAGACAAACAACAGAGTTTCCAAGCAGCGCAGCAAGGTTACGAACAAGCTGTTGATGCCAAGAAAGAAATTGTGGTGAGTAGTAGTGGATATGGTAAAGACCTGAAGCATTTACAACAAGAAGTGGGTGAAGCGAAAGAGCAGATTGAGAGTGCATTAATGAGCGCAACAGAACATCAGCGTGCGCAATTACTTCAATTTCAGCAGGATTTGCAATCGATTGAAGCAGAAATGAATCAAGAATAAGAATGAAAACCCGTCATCACCTGATGACGGGTTTCAAGCCTATTGGCGTTTCTTTGTCTTTTTATTATATTGACGCTGCTCTTGTGTCATATGCTCGTTTGCATATTCATTGTCATAGCCTGCGCCGTTTCCTTGAGCATCGGCATCATTCATTCCTGGACGCACACCGTTTGCTTTTCGCTTACCCATATTCATCACCTCCCTTCATCTAATTTTTCCTATAAGGGAGAAAATATGTGGTGATAAGCTAGACTTATCAATAGCAATAACAATCTTGTTATTTACTTATGTTTAGAAATTTACTAAACTGGATAAAGGGAAGTTGAAAACGTTTTTTCGACATCCGCTTTGTTATGCAATTTGGAGGAGGGAACTACATATGGCAAATCACGAACTTTATAATTCCAAAGCAACATTTGATGCCAATGGTAAATCATATTCCTTCTATCGTCTTCAGGCGCTAGAAGAAGCAGGCATCGCTAAGGTAAGCAAGCTCCCTTATACGATCAAAATTTTGCTCGAATCCGTATTACGTCAGTATGACGGTAAAGTCATTAAAGAAGAGCATATTGAAAACCTCGCTAAATGGGGAACTAGCGAGCAAAACAAAGATATTGACGTACCATTTAAACCTTCACGTGTCATTCTTCAAGATTTTACAGGCGTACCTGCTGTTGTTGACCTTGCGTCACTTCGTAAAGCAATGGCTGATATCGGCGGGGACCCTGACAAAATCAACCCTGAAATCCCAGTTGATCTTGTTATTGACCACTCCGTACAGGTTGATAAATATGCATCTGAGGATGCACTTGAATTTAATATGAATAAAGAATTTGAACGTAACCTTGAGCGTTATAAGTTCCTTAAATGGGCTCAAGATGCATTTGATAACTATCGTGCCGTTCCACCGGCAACTGGTATCGTTCACCAGGTAAACCTTGAGTACGTTGCGAACGTTGTTCAAGAAAATACTGTTGATGGCGAGAATGTTGCCTATCCAGATACATTATTCGGAACTGACTCCCATACAACCATGATCAACGGTCTTGGCGTACTTGGATGGGGTGTAGGTGGTATTGAAGCTGAAGCTGGAATGCTTGGTCAGCCTTCTTACTTCCCGGTTCCTGAAGTAATCGGTGTGAAGCTTACTGGAGAACTCCCAAGCGGAACAACAGCAACGGATCTTGCGCTAAAAGTGACTCAGCTTCTTCGTGAGAAAAAAGTTGTTGGGAAATTTGTTGAGTTCTTCGGACCAGGGCTATCAGGCATGCCGCTTGCTGACCGTGCAACAATTTCCAATATGGCACCAGAACAAGGTTCTACATGTAGCTTTTTCCCAGTTGATGAAGAAGCGCTTGAATACATGCGCCTAACTGGTCGCTCAGAAGAGCATATTAACCTTGTGCGTGAATACTCAATTGCTAATGGATTGTTCTACACGCCAGAATCAGAAGATCCTGAATTCTCAAGCGTAGTTGAACTTGATCTTGGAACTGTAGAGCCAAGTCTTGCTGGTCCTAAGCGTCCACAAGATTTAATTCTTCTTTCCGATATGAAAAAAGAATTCAATAAAGCAGTCGTTGCTCCTCAAGGTAACCAGGGTCTAGGTATGGATAAGAAAGAATTCGACAAGGAAGCTGTTGTTAAATTTAACGATGGAAAAGAAGTAACGATGAAAACAGGTGCAGTTGCAATCGCAGCGATTACAAGCTGTACAAATACTTCAAACCCTTCCGTTATGCTTGGTGCGGCTCTTCTTGCGAAGAAAGCTGTTGAAAAAGGACTACAAGTTCCTGAATACGTGAAAACTAGCCTTGCTCCAGGATCAAAAGTTGTAACAGACTATCTTGATAAGTCTGGACTTATGCCTTACCTTAGAGACCTTGGTTTCCACCTGGTTGGTTATGGCTGTACAACTTGTATCGGTAACTCAGGTCCACTTAAAGAAGAGATTGAAGATGCGATTGCGAAGAGCGATCTTACGGTGACTTCTGTACTTTCAGGTAACCGTAACTTTGAAGGACGTATCCACCCACTAGTAAAAGCCAACTATCTTGCTTCACCACCGCTTGTCGTTGCTTATGCTCTTGCTGGAACAGTAGACTTTGATCTTCATTCAGATTCATTCGGTAAAGACAAAGACGGCAACGATATATTCTTGAAAGATCTATGGCCATCAGCAGAAGAAATCAAGCAAGCCGTTGCTGAAACAGTAACACCAGAAATGTTTAAGCGTCAGTACAAAACAGTATTCGACGAAAACAAACGCTGGAACGAACTAAGCACTAGTGAAGGAGATCTTTATAACTGGGACGATGAGTCTACTTATATTCAGAACCCTCCATTCTTCGAGAATCTTTCTAAAGATCCTGAAGACATTCACGAACTTAAAGACCTTAGAGCGATCGCGAAGTTTGGCGATTCCGTTACTACGGACCACATTTCACCAGCTGGTGCGATTGCTAAAGATATGCCTGCAGGGCAATATCTACAAAATAACGGCGTTCGTCCAATTGACTTTAACTCTTACGGATCACGTCGTGGTAACCACGAAGTTATGATGCGCGGTACGTTTGGTAACATTCGTATTCGTAACGAAGTAGCTCCAGGCACTGAAGGCGGCTGGACAACATTCTGGAACACGGATGAAGTTATGCCAATTTATGATGCGGCAATGAAATACAAAGAAGAAGGAACAGGTCTAGTTGTTCTTGCTGGTAAAGACTACGGCATGGGAAGCTCACGCGACTGGGCTGCCAAAGGAACAAACCTTCTTGGTATTAAAACGGTTATTGCAGAAAGCTACGAAAGAATTCACCGTAGTAACCTTGTATTGATGGGTGTGCTTCCGCTTCAATTTAGAGATGGCGAAACTGCAGATACGTATAACCTTACTGGTAAAGAAACGTTTGCTGTTGAAATCACAGAAAACGTGAAACCACGTGATGAAATTAACGTAACGGCAACATCTCCAGAAGGCGAAACGCAAACATTTAAAGTACTTGCTCGTTTCGATAGTGAAGTTGAAATTGACTACTATCGCCACGGCGGTATTCTTCAAATGGTTCTTCGCGACAAAATTGCAAATTAATTTAGAAAAGGATGGCTCTTGCCATCCTTTTTTATTGTGGTTTAATTTGTTGACATCATAGCTAAAATGATAACGACATAGCGTAAATGAGGCGAATATAGCAACGTTCATTAGCAATAGCCAATATAATAAACAAAAAAATCGGATTTTTGTAATAAGTTTTGATAAATCGGGAATAATGGTTTTAAATACTGTTGAAGAGGAAAGGAGACTAACATGAGGAAATCTAAAAAAGTTTCTTTCAAAGAACTTGTTATGCAAAATAAGCTCGAATTAATGAATGATAAACAAGCGATTGAACGTATTGAAGACAAATTTGAGCAAAAGCACGCAAAAAATTTGTAATGGTATAGATATTTCTCTTTTAGTTGCACAGCCTATTACCTAAAGGAGGAGATACAAATGAGTAATCCAAAGAAATTCCCAAAATCTTTTAAGCCAAATCACCTCGCTTCTGTCAATCCAGAAGCTGAAGGGAACAAAGGGAAACAAATGCAAACAAAAGGCAACGCTGAACCGGACTACGCCCCTCCAAAAGGGAAATAGGCTGATGACGACCAGAAAGGAAAACTCTTTCTGGTTTATTTCAATTTTAACAACTTCTTTTCATTTCTTGTAAAGTTGTCCAAAAGTATGGAGAGATGACGAAAGATTAGGAGACAAACGTTTTCGGGGGGAACATTATGACAATTACAGCAAGGATTGAACCCATTTCAGTGATGGGGTCTGAAGAAGAACCAAACAAAGAGCTTCTTGTAAAAGAGCTTGAAATCAAAATGCAGCAAATGGGCTATCTTGTGCCATATCGGGAAGAATTAAATTGGAGTCGCACAATTGCGAGCCTTGAGTTAGGTGAAGCACAAACCCTTCAAAAATTAAAAAAAGCCGCTGCTAAAAACGATCGCGTACTTCTTATTTACGCGCGTCTTTTCAAAGGGACGATTTTTCAGCACCTTATTCTTCACCCAAATCAATCTGGAATTTATCTTCCTTTTCGATTTGATGAGCCTTTTGTCATTCAAATAGAAGGTAGAAAGATCTGGATTGGTTCTTCTGTAAGGCTTCTTGAGGAATTATCATGGCTCCAAATTAGTTTTGATCAAGGAGATCATCAGGAAAGTGTGAAAGAGTACTGGCAGAATTTGATAGAGATCTCTAGAAAAAGCGTCAACTATATGAGTCCGATTATTTTTGAAGAAGCCATTTAGAAGATTTTAGTAAAGGAAGAAAGGGTATGGCCATATAAGAGGGGTGATAGTAGTGGATAAAAAAGATAGGTTAGGCAGTGATATATACCGCATGCTTGAGGAATCTGGACCACCTTATGGGTGTGGGACTGCATCCATTATAGGTGGTTTCGCTGCCAGGCTTGCTGTTATGAGTCTTACGATTTCTGATATTGACCACGAATTACATGACGTACCAGGTACTTTCTTTCTGATGTGTGATGAAGACGACCGTGAATTTCAATCGTTTTTAGATGAGGGAGGCAATCATTCACCAAACGATGTTCCGATACAATTATTAGAGTGTACGTACCGGCTTCTCGTCGAGCTATCTTCATACGAGGACCGAATTCAGAGCAATGTTGTCGTAGACTATCGAATGGGGATCAGAATGTTGAAACAGGTATTTACTGCGGCTGAGAACATTTTGCTTTCCAATGGATGTAGTGCAGAAGTGCGCAAAGATATGTTGTACTATGAAGGCAAGTTAGAAGGGGCGCTTCCAAAAAGCCTTCAATCTTAATTGAAACATGAATACCTATTAAGATGATTAGTCATAATAAGCTCGTACCTACTTAATACGGGAGGGCTTATGATGGTATCTAAACGAGACGATCGCAGCGATAATGCAGAGAAATTATCTAAAATAATTCAGGATACGAAAGAGAATATTCATGATTCTGAAGCGTCGTTAGAATTTACGGATAGCGATTTGCAGAAAAAAGCTATTCAAGATAAAAATCAGCGCCGAAAACACAGTATTCAGGCGCTGGAAAATGAAGTGAAAGACGAAACAAAGCAATAGCGGTTTAAAGAACTGAGTGACAATAAGTCACTCAGTTCTTCTCATTCATGCTTCATGAGTGGATTATGGTAAAATAACATAGACACCACGTTGAAGTTAGGAGAGGAAAGATTATGTACATAGCAACTACGTCTATTGATGTTCGATACGCTGAAACAGATCAAATGGGAGTCGTATATCATGCCAACTATCTCATCTGGTTTGAGCTTGGACGAACGTCGCTAATCAATGATTTAGGATTTCGTTATGCTGATATGGAAAAAGAGGGGATTCTATCTCCCGTTGTAGATATTAAAGCAAGCTACAAACGACCTGTCAGGTATGGGGATGAAGTGAATGTAAGAACCTGGGTCGAGCATTATGATGGGCTTCGTGTGAATTATGGCTATGAAGTCATAAACGGAGAGGGCGAGATTTGCGTTACGGGCGAATCGATGCATACGTGTGTAAAGCAAGATACGTTCCGCCCTGTCTCAATACGTCGAAAATTTCCGGAATGGCATCAGGCGTATGAACAAGCGAAGAAAAAATCTGTTTCTACTGGAGCAGAATAATGGCTTTTGGTCTGTCGAAGCGAGAGCTAGCAGAATGGAAGGCAGCCGTTTCGAACGGAGAGGTCGCTTTATTGACTCATTTTTGGTATGATCCTCGCTTTCCACAGTTTCACTCTGTGACGAAAGCAGGGTGTCGTAATAAAGAAAAGCTTGCCCGATGGGGAGAACAGTATGGTTTAAAAAGAGAATGGATGCATGACCGTGAAGAATTTCCGCACTTTGACCTGTTGGGGGATGATCAGATCCGTATTCTTGAAGCTGAGGGTCTTGCAGCGCACATTCACCGATTTAGATTAACAAAAAAGTGAAATAAAAAACGCGAAAGCTTCTCGCTTTCGCGTTTTTCTCAATCAATTTCCGTGCACAAATTCTATTTCCTCTTTTTTTCGGCTGAATTTCACGGCGAAATCCTGATCCTCAAAGAACCAGATATCTTTTTGTTCTACAAAAAAGGTAATGCCTTCTTCTTCAAATGTAAGAGTAGGTTCCGTTGGTTCTTCCACAGTCATACCAAGGGAAAAGCCATCTTGAACAGTGCTGCATCCACCTACACGTACAAAAAAGCGGAGGTTGTCACCTTTTTCAAGATCCATTTCTCGTTTAAACCAGTTCAAAGCGGGTTTTGTAATTGTCATTTTCAAGTGTATTTCCTCCTTTGCCGTACGAGTCTTCTCATACTATTATAAAGAAGTAGCGCCAACTTGCAAAAAGAAAAAGGTTATAAAGCGAAATAATGGCAATAAACCCACTTAAATATGTAAACCATCTCGTAATTTACGTTACATCAGCATAGAATAAGGGTATAAAAGGAAGTGTAATGAGGAGGTTTTTGGAATGAAAAAACAGAGAATATGGCTGTTTTTATTCCTCATTCTTGCTGCGGGTATTTTACTCAGTGTTAAACCAATAATGGAACACCGTAGTCAGCGTTTGAATGAAATAAAGCAAGCAGCATCCATGATGGTTATGAATGAAGCGCCGAATGAAACGGTCATCTCATCGATCGCGAATAAAAATGATCGAGAGAAAACGGATATAGTACCAGAAGTCTCTAAAGAAAAGCCAGATTCATCAAAACCTGAAGAAGTAGCACAGCCTGAAGATCCCGATATAAGAATGGTGGGATTGGGCGACTCACTGACGAAGGGTAGCGGTGACTCAACAGGGCA
The sequence above is drawn from the Pseudalkalibacillus hwajinpoensis genome and encodes:
- the selA gene encoding L-seryl-tRNA(Sec) selenium transferase is translated as MRALKLLRELPPIHQIQEALLNESVGSELPYNVLKQLIQQEVNDLRESLLRDTYTGDSEGRDAFQFEIMQSVRAKIESSKEFNLKPVINATGVVLHTNLGRARLSDVAIDHLIHVAKSYSTLEYNLQKGKRGSRHTIVEDAICKATGAEAAMVVNNNAAAVFLILSALAKEKEVVVSRGELVEIGGSFRVSSIMEESGAKLKEVGTTNKTHSFDYEAAINEETAMLMKVHRSNFSIVGFTAEVEREELASIAAKNQVVFYEDLGSGALFDYRDYGIGEEPTVQETLASGADLVSFSGDKLLGGPQAGMIAGRKDLINRLKKHQLARVLRVDKFTLAALEATLQQHMYEEAANIPAIRDITKSAEEIRERSELFQQRLERKASQYSIEVVEGTSQVGGGTMPSVELPTYVIALQTDQYSVNELEEFLRLSNTPIITRIQDGKILIDLRTVTIEEEDDILQSLIQIPK
- the sspO gene encoding small acid-soluble spore protein O, translating into MGKRKANGVRPGMNDADAQGNGAGYDNEYANEHMTQEQRQYNKKTKKRQ
- a CDS encoding acyl-CoA thioesterase translates to MYIATTSIDVRYAETDQMGVVYHANYLIWFELGRTSLINDLGFRYADMEKEGILSPVVDIKASYKRPVRYGDEVNVRTWVEHYDGLRVNYGYEVINGEGEICVTGESMHTCVKQDTFRPVSIRRKFPEWHQAYEQAKKKSVSTGAE
- the sspN gene encoding small acid-soluble spore protein N, encoding MSNPKKFPKSFKPNHLASVNPEAEGNKGKQMQTKGNAEPDYAPPKGK
- a CDS encoding FbpB family small basic protein, encoding MRKSKKVSFKELVMQNKLELMNDKQAIERIEDKFEQKHAKNL
- a CDS encoding small acid-soluble spore protein Tlp — encoded protein: MVSKRDDRSDNAEKLSKIIQDTKENIHDSEASLEFTDSDLQKKAIQDKNQRRKHSIQALENEVKDETKQ
- a CDS encoding Rdx family protein, which encodes MKYNVTIEFCMQUNYAPKAASFAEQLFNHFRHEIGSLELIPGSGGVFEVTVNDKRMHSKKETGHYPDVEAFIIDIENTTF
- the acnA gene encoding aconitate hydratase AcnA, translating into MANHELYNSKATFDANGKSYSFYRLQALEEAGIAKVSKLPYTIKILLESVLRQYDGKVIKEEHIENLAKWGTSEQNKDIDVPFKPSRVILQDFTGVPAVVDLASLRKAMADIGGDPDKINPEIPVDLVIDHSVQVDKYASEDALEFNMNKEFERNLERYKFLKWAQDAFDNYRAVPPATGIVHQVNLEYVANVVQENTVDGENVAYPDTLFGTDSHTTMINGLGVLGWGVGGIEAEAGMLGQPSYFPVPEVIGVKLTGELPSGTTATDLALKVTQLLREKKVVGKFVEFFGPGLSGMPLADRATISNMAPEQGSTCSFFPVDEEALEYMRLTGRSEEHINLVREYSIANGLFYTPESEDPEFSSVVELDLGTVEPSLAGPKRPQDLILLSDMKKEFNKAVVAPQGNQGLGMDKKEFDKEAVVKFNDGKEVTMKTGAVAIAAITSCTNTSNPSVMLGAALLAKKAVEKGLQVPEYVKTSLAPGSKVVTDYLDKSGLMPYLRDLGFHLVGYGCTTCIGNSGPLKEEIEDAIAKSDLTVTSVLSGNRNFEGRIHPLVKANYLASPPLVVAYALAGTVDFDLHSDSFGKDKDGNDIFLKDLWPSAEEIKQAVAETVTPEMFKRQYKTVFDENKRWNELSTSEGDLYNWDDESTYIQNPPFFENLSKDPEDIHELKDLRAIAKFGDSVTTDHISPAGAIAKDMPAGQYLQNNGVRPIDFNSYGSRRGNHEVMMRGTFGNIRIRNEVAPGTEGGWTTFWNTDEVMPIYDAAMKYKEEGTGLVVLAGKDYGMGSSRDWAAKGTNLLGIKTVIAESYERIHRSNLVLMGVLPLQFRDGETADTYNLTGKETFAVEITENVKPRDEINVTATSPEGETQTFKVLARFDSEVEIDYYRHGGILQMVLRDKIAN
- the selD gene encoding selenide, water dikinase SelD, producing the protein MSSQEKIRLTSLSTKGGUGCKIGPEDLTQVLRQLPNKKKDPNLLVGVETSDDAGVYRLTDELAMIQTVDFFTPIVDDPYMFGQIAAANSLSDVYAMGGVPKTVLNIVGFPIKNLDPSILAEILKGAADKVDESGAVTAGGHSIDDQEPKFGLSVTGLVHPDEILMNVGAKPGDAIVLTKPIGVGIQTTAIKPEKLTAEQLQRVSETMAELNKTAAEQLSGLSPNAVTDVTGFGLLGHAFEMATGSNVSIQIDYNNVPILPGTVELAEQGYIPGGSKANHRWIAESVKYENLTELEQFILCDAVTSGGLLISLPEHEANEYVSRMNGKGKSAHIVGHVNEKDSFAITASK
- a CDS encoding small acid-soluble spore protein P, producing the protein MTESNTFKDIRKNAPKGHTGQPEPMKGSHKVKNRNHTRQKNGEGF
- a CDS encoding HesB/YadR/YfhF family protein encodes the protein MKMTITKPALNWFKREMDLEKGDNLRFFVRVGGCSTVQDGFSLGMTVEEPTEPTLTFEEEGITFFVEQKDIWFFEDQDFAVKFSRKKEEIEFVHGN